A single region of the Duganella sp. BuS-21 genome encodes:
- a CDS encoding alpha/beta hydrolase, translating into MFEAKIKSVQCLSLAGLHRISYKEWGDENNPNVLLCVHGVTRVGDDFDNMAQALANDYRVICPDIVGRGRSDWLKNPQLYRIPQYVSDIVTLLARVLPDGESQKVDWFGTSMGGLIGMGLASLPGNPIRKLVLNDIGPVLAPLALQRIGDYIGQDMRFDTFDEGAKFIRDVSLSFGAHSEAEWHKLATDVLRQDKDGKWVRHYDMGLAQPFRSATPESADADQAMLWAAYDAIRCPTLLVRGAESDLLSPETAKEMTERGPKATLVEIPNVGHAPTFIHDDQIAIAKKFLLG; encoded by the coding sequence ATGTTCGAAGCAAAAATAAAGTCTGTTCAATGCCTGTCGCTGGCCGGCCTGCATCGCATCTCCTACAAAGAATGGGGCGACGAGAACAATCCTAATGTGCTGTTGTGCGTGCACGGCGTTACCCGCGTCGGCGACGACTTCGACAACATGGCGCAGGCACTGGCCAACGACTACCGCGTGATCTGTCCCGACATCGTCGGCCGTGGCCGTTCCGACTGGCTGAAGAATCCGCAGCTGTACCGTATTCCGCAGTATGTCAGCGATATCGTAACCTTGCTGGCGCGTGTTTTGCCAGACGGCGAAAGTCAGAAGGTCGACTGGTTCGGCACTTCGATGGGCGGCTTGATCGGCATGGGCCTGGCCTCGCTGCCGGGCAATCCGATCCGCAAACTGGTGCTCAACGATATCGGCCCGGTGCTGGCGCCGCTGGCGCTGCAGCGCATCGGCGACTACATCGGCCAGGACATGCGCTTCGACACCTTCGACGAGGGCGCCAAGTTCATCCGCGACGTGTCGCTGTCGTTCGGCGCGCATAGCGAAGCCGAGTGGCACAAATTGGCCACCGACGTCTTGCGCCAGGACAAAGACGGCAAATGGGTGCGCCATTACGATATGGGGCTGGCCCAGCCGTTCCGTTCGGCCACGCCGGAATCGGCCGATGCCGACCAGGCCATGCTGTGGGCCGCGTATGACGCTATCCGCTGTCCGACGCTGCTGGTGCGCGGCGCTGAGTCCGACCTGCTGTCGCCGGAAACGGCGAAGGAGATGACCGAGCGCGGGCCGAAGGCCACGCTGGTGGAAATTCCGAATGTGGGCCACGCGCCCACCTTCATCCACGACGATCAAATTGCAATCGCCAAGAAATTCTTGTTAGGTTAA
- a CDS encoding RidA family protein, giving the protein MEIKRLHVGKRLSEVAIHNSTVYLAGQIAEDTSADIQGQTREVLGHVDRLLAESSSDKTCILSCQIYIKDMADFPGMNEEWDAWAPQGHTPPRATVEARLADPKVLVEIVVIAAQR; this is encoded by the coding sequence ATGGAAATCAAACGACTGCATGTAGGCAAGCGCCTGTCCGAAGTAGCGATCCACAACAGCACCGTGTACCTGGCGGGCCAGATCGCGGAAGATACGTCGGCCGACATCCAGGGACAGACCCGCGAAGTGCTGGGCCACGTCGACCGCCTGCTGGCCGAGTCCAGCAGCGACAAGACCTGCATCCTCAGCTGCCAGATCTACATCAAGGACATGGCCGACTTTCCGGGCATGAACGAGGAATGGGACGCCTGGGCGCCGCAAGGCCACACGCCGCCGCGCGCCACGGTCGAAGCACGCCTGGCCGATCCGAAGGTGCTGGTCGAAATCGTCGTCATCGCCGCGCAGCGCTAG
- a CDS encoding 3-hydroxybutyrate dehydrogenase produces the protein MANQTLSGKTALVTGSTSGIGLGIARSLAAEGANVLLNGFGDSAEIAQLQVDLAKEFGVQAAYHNADMTKPAEIEAMINYAGDKFGGVDILVNNAGIQFVANVEDFPVEKWDAIIAINLSSAFHTSRLVLPRMRSNNWGRIINLASTHGLVASAGKSAYVAAKHGLIGLTKANALETATTGVTVNAICPGFVLTPLVQKQVDDRAAKDGISNEQAKKALLADKQPSGDFVTPEELGALAVFLCSDAAKQVRGVAWNMDGGWVAQ, from the coding sequence ATGGCAAACCAGACTTTAAGCGGCAAAACAGCATTGGTCACCGGCTCCACCTCCGGCATCGGCCTGGGCATCGCGCGTTCGCTGGCGGCCGAAGGCGCCAACGTGCTGCTGAACGGCTTTGGCGACAGCGCCGAGATCGCGCAGTTGCAGGTCGACCTGGCCAAGGAATTCGGCGTGCAGGCCGCTTACCATAACGCCGACATGACCAAGCCGGCCGAGATCGAGGCGATGATCAACTACGCCGGCGACAAATTCGGCGGCGTCGATATCCTGGTCAACAACGCCGGCATCCAGTTTGTCGCCAATGTCGAGGATTTCCCGGTCGAGAAATGGGACGCCATCATCGCCATCAACCTGAGCTCGGCCTTCCATACGTCGCGCCTGGTGCTGCCGCGCATGCGCAGCAATAACTGGGGTCGGATCATCAACCTGGCATCAACCCACGGCCTGGTAGCGTCGGCCGGCAAATCGGCCTACGTGGCGGCCAAGCACGGCCTGATCGGCCTGACCAAGGCCAACGCGCTGGAGACCGCCACCACCGGCGTCACCGTCAACGCCATCTGTCCCGGCTTCGTGCTGACGCCGCTGGTGCAGAAGCAGGTCGACGACCGCGCCGCCAAGGATGGCATCAGCAACGAGCAAGCCAAGAAGGCGCTGCTGGCCGACAAGCAGCCGTCGGGCGATTTCGTCACGCCGGAAGAACTGGGTGCGCTGGCCGTGTTCCTGTGCTCGGACGCCGCCAAACAAGTGCGCGGCGTAGCATGGAATATGGACGGCGGCTGGGTCGCCCAATAA
- a CDS encoding bifunctional (p)ppGpp synthetase/guanosine-3',5'-bis(diphosphate) 3'-pyrophosphohydrolase — MVSTTALNSATSEQLVQGLLPDDGARMLAALDFASAAYGDKVGTSGQPALEFAVGVAGTLAFLRTDVETRIAGLMFELTLLDTEQSAVIEPRFGCEVNDLVAGVRQLIRLRELTQTAPQGAAATGRGRNAAQMAVAQVETLRKMLLAMASDMRVVLVRLASCVTTLRYFADIKLFNDMTCAYGRETLDLYAPLANRLGIWQLKWELEDLSFRFIEPETYKRIAKMLEEKRLMREGFVTNAIARLQSEMASAGIQAEVFGRPKHIYSIWSKMKGKELDFTDLYDVRAFRVIVADVKTCYTVLGVVHNIWTPIPKEFDDYISRPKPNGYQSLHTVVTAEDGRPLEVQIRTQEMHSFAEYGVAAHWRYKEEGGSNFQGQKYDEKIAWLRQLLAWKTDVADAVVGQEEQQREWVEKLKAAALDDRIFVLTPQARVIELPVGATPVDFAYHLHSDVGHRCRGARVDGVMVPLNTPLKNGQTCEIITAKGAPGTAGPSRDWLAEEYTVATRTRSKIRAWFHAIDMQETLSHGRAAVEKTLQREGKTAVNLEALANKLGFAKVDDLFLSVGKDEFSLRAIENALHDSGEPTGPVDEVFLGKSKASSVEQGAKSGVLVVGTDGLMTQLAKCCKPAPPDGIVGFVTRGKGVSIHRATCKNFAEMRAKAPERVIVTEWGRAVSDTVYPVDIFILANDRQGLLRDISEIFSREKINVIGVNTQSAKGFARMTFTAEIGATAQLHKALAAISEVTGVQEARRS; from the coding sequence ATGGTTTCCACCACCGCGCTCAACAGCGCAACGTCGGAGCAGCTGGTCCAGGGCTTGTTGCCCGACGACGGCGCCCGCATGCTGGCGGCGCTGGACTTCGCCAGTGCCGCTTACGGCGACAAGGTCGGCACCAGCGGCCAGCCGGCGCTGGAGTTCGCGGTCGGCGTGGCCGGTACCCTGGCCTTCCTGCGCACCGACGTTGAAACCCGCATTGCCGGCCTGATGTTCGAGCTGACCCTGCTCGACACCGAGCAATCGGCCGTGATCGAACCGCGCTTCGGCTGCGAGGTCAACGACCTGGTGGCCGGCGTGCGCCAGCTGATACGCCTGCGCGAATTGACGCAGACCGCGCCGCAGGGTGCGGCCGCTACGGGCCGAGGCCGCAACGCCGCGCAAATGGCGGTGGCGCAGGTGGAAACCCTGCGCAAGATGCTGCTGGCCATGGCCTCCGACATGCGCGTGGTGCTGGTGCGGCTGGCGTCGTGCGTCACCACGCTGCGCTATTTCGCCGACATCAAGCTGTTCAACGACATGACCTGCGCCTACGGCCGCGAGACGCTGGACCTGTACGCGCCGCTGGCCAACCGACTCGGGATCTGGCAGCTCAAGTGGGAGCTGGAGGATTTGTCGTTCCGTTTCATCGAGCCGGAAACCTATAAGCGCATCGCCAAGATGCTGGAAGAAAAGCGCCTGATGCGCGAGGGCTTCGTCACCAACGCCATCGCCCGCCTGCAGTCGGAGATGGCGTCGGCCGGGATCCAGGCCGAGGTGTTCGGCCGGCCCAAGCACATCTACTCGATCTGGAGCAAGATGAAGGGCAAGGAGCTGGACTTCACCGACCTGTACGACGTGCGCGCCTTCCGCGTGATCGTGGCCGACGTGAAAACCTGCTACACCGTGCTGGGCGTGGTGCACAATATCTGGACGCCGATACCCAAGGAATTCGACGACTATATTTCGCGTCCGAAGCCGAACGGCTACCAGTCGCTGCACACGGTGGTGACGGCGGAAGACGGCCGGCCGCTGGAAGTACAGATCCGCACCCAGGAAATGCACAGCTTCGCCGAGTACGGCGTGGCCGCGCATTGGCGCTACAAGGAAGAGGGCGGCTCCAACTTCCAGGGCCAGAAGTACGACGAGAAAATCGCCTGGCTGCGCCAGTTGCTGGCCTGGAAAACCGACGTCGCGGACGCCGTGGTCGGCCAGGAAGAGCAGCAGCGCGAATGGGTGGAAAAACTCAAGGCCGCCGCGCTGGACGACCGTATCTTCGTGCTGACGCCGCAGGCGCGCGTGATCGAATTGCCGGTCGGCGCCACGCCGGTGGACTTCGCTTACCACCTGCACAGCGACGTCGGCCACCGCTGCCGTGGCGCACGCGTGGACGGCGTCATGGTGCCGCTCAACACGCCGTTGAAAAACGGCCAGACCTGCGAAATCATCACCGCCAAAGGTGCGCCGGGCACGGCGGGACCGTCGCGCGACTGGCTGGCCGAGGAATACACGGTCGCCACCCGCACGCGCTCCAAGATCCGCGCCTGGTTCCACGCCATCGACATGCAGGAAACACTGTCGCACGGCCGCGCGGCGGTGGAAAAAACGCTGCAGCGCGAAGGCAAGACGGCGGTCAACCTGGAAGCGCTGGCCAACAAGCTGGGCTTCGCCAAGGTGGACGACCTGTTCCTGTCGGTCGGCAAGGACGAGTTCAGCCTGCGCGCGATTGAAAACGCGCTGCACGATAGCGGTGAGCCGACCGGGCCGGTGGATGAAGTCTTCCTCGGCAAGAGCAAGGCGTCGAGCGTGGAGCAGGGCGCCAAGTCGGGCGTGCTGGTCGTGGGCACGGACGGGCTGATGACGCAGCTGGCCAAATGCTGCAAGCCGGCGCCGCCGGACGGCATCGTCGGTTTCGTTACGCGCGGCAAGGGCGTCTCGATCCACCGTGCCACGTGCAAGAACTTCGCCGAAATGCGCGCCAAGGCGCCGGAGCGGGTGATTGTGACGGAATGGGGGCGGGCCGTCTCGGACACGGTCTACCCGGTCGACATTTTCATCCTGGCGAACGACCGCCAGGGGCTGCTGCGCGACATTTCGGAGATTTTCTCGCGCGAGAAGATCAACGTCATCGGCGTCAACACGCAAAGCGCCAAAGGCTTTGCGCGCATGACCTTCACCGCCGAGATCGGCGCCACGGCCCAATTGCACAAAGCCCTGGCCGCCATCTCCGAAGTCACCGGCGTCCAGGAAGCTCGCCGCTCCTGA